GCCTGGTCGAGTTCCGGGATGGACTTGAGAATCCGGGCGTCCGCGACCCGGCCGTAGATATCGGTCACGGCCTCCAGGATGACAATGCCGTCAATGCCTTTTTCTCTGGCTTCTTCAGGGTAGACGGGCTCGACGATGCGAATGAGCTTGGGCGGCTTGATGTCGCCTCTGGCCTTGATGGGCAGACCGACCGCCCCGTAGACATCTCCCGCGACCCCGCCGATCTCTTCCTCTTTCTCCTTATCAACGTCCTTATCGATATCCTTATCCTTGTCCTTGTCGGGGGCAAATCGCACTGTGACGGTGAACAAAATTGGACGCGGCTTGCCGTCGATGATCATGGGTTCGTAAATCCACTGCCGCACGGCATCGACGGCCGCCTGGTCGAGAAGCGGGATGGACCGCAGGACTTTGACGTTCTGTACGCGCCCGTAAATATCCGTCATGACCTCGAGAATGACGATGCCGTCCACTCTGGCCTGGCGGGCGATCTCCGGATAGACGGGTTCGGTCTTCCGGATGAGTTTCGGCGGTTGAATGCGTCCGATCGCTCTGACCGTGCCGAGAATTTCGCCCTCGAATCTCAAAGACAGGAAATAGGGCTCGCCGGCCGCACTTTCGAAACCGAAAACAGCGGTCTTGCCGGCCGCGGTTTGGAAAGCCGTGTCCAGGATTTCGGAGGTCTTCGCCTCGACAGTTTCCTCGACCTGAAGACGGAATATCGGGAGGACGCCCGATGTCCCGGCCCTCGGCGTCAACGCCACCCCAAATTCCCGCCCATTCATTCGGAAGCGATGCTTGATTTGATCTTCGCCCGGTTTGCCCAGGCCCTTGGGCGCAGCCATGGCCAGGTCCGCCTCCGTGATCAAGCGAACGTCCTTCAGGTTGAAGACCCTGGCAATCTGTTTTCTCTCGCTTTCCAGATCGTCCCGAGCCTCGAGAGCCCCGCTGAAGACTGGCTGGAGATAGGAGGACGTCACCACGGCGACGCCGGGTTTTCCGGCCTCGCGCACGCCCTCCAGAAAACGCATCTTGATCGTGGCTGAGGCGGACTCCGGCCCGGCCCAGACGGCCGGGGCGACTGCAATCGCCAGACAGACGATGAAAGCTGTTTTTCGCATCCTATTCTTCATGTCATCCTCCTCAAAATGAGTCTTGTTTTCTATGGCCGTCTCTCCACCCAGACGATGACCATGTCGGACTCCCTGGGTTGGAAGATAAAGGCATTTGCGGGCTCTCCGCCGATCTTAATGTAGGAGATCCGGAAACCGTCATCGGCGGCGGGCGGACCGTTTTCAGCCGGGGTCGGCAGGCGGTCAAGCATCAGGAAACCCGAGACGACAAGAACCAGGACGGCCGCGGCGCCCGAAAGGGCGGGAAACCAGGACAGACGGCCCTCCATGAGCCTCCGGCGTCTTGAAGCGCCGGGCGGCGGCACGGACGCGGCGTCGATCCGGATTCTACCGAGGCGGCCGACCCGCGCGGCATCGACGAGGAGCGACTTCGCCTCGTCCCGGCCCAAAAAAAGCGCGGCGCAGGCCCGGCATTTTTCAAGATGACGTTCGACGATCCGCCCCGTCCAGGGACGGATCAACGGCATGCGGCTGAGACAATCAACGATGCGGCAGGCGTTCATGGGATCCCTCCAGAAGAGCCCGGGCTTTTTTCCGGGCCCGGAAGAGATGGACACGGACCGTTCCCGGCGAGCAGTTCATGATTGCGGCGATGTCCTTGAGCGGCCGGTCGTCGCCGGCCCAGAGCGTAAGAACCGTTCGTTCCCGCGGGCTCAGGGTGCTCAGGACGGCGGCCGGAAGCGGTCCCCCGTCCTTCACCGGGGGATTTGAAGTCAACCGCGCGGGACGGCTTTCGGCGGCAAATCTGTCGAAAAATCGCCGGAACCGGCTGCGTTTCCTGAACACGTCCATGCATCTCCTGTACCAGATGGCGAAGAGCCAGGTCCGGAAACTCCGGGCTCCGTCGAACCTGTCCAAATGCCGGAAAGCCCGGCAAAAGGTCTCCTGGACGACGTCCTCGGCGTCTTCGCGGTTCATGAGGACGTTCAGCCCGGCGGCCAGAAGATGAGGGCCGTACCGGTCCATCAGGCCGGAGGCGCCCGCCTCTTCCCCGCTCAGGCAGAGACGAACGAGGTCCAGGTCATTCCCTTCGTCCATCGTTCCTTTGTTCATGGAGATTACGCTTCAGGACCCCCGCGCGTTTACATGGTGGATTGCGCTCCCATGATCGCACGATTCCGCCCTCGACTTCCAGGCGCTCCGCCACCCCAGACATGTCCGACTGCAGAAGAGATTGACGGGATGCCGGCGGAATCGTCGGAGCTCGACCCCGGCACGAAAATCGATTTTCAGGCGCTTGCTAAAAGCCCGTGGGCCTGCCGCAGCTTGGCCCGGACGGGCAGGCCGTAGAGGCAGG
The DNA window shown above is from Acidobacteriota bacterium and carries:
- a CDS encoding sigma-70 family RNA polymerase sigma factor, encoding MNKGTMDEGNDLDLVRLCLSGEEAGASGLMDRYGPHLLAAGLNVLMNREDAEDVVQETFCRAFRHLDRFDGARSFRTWLFAIWYRRCMDVFRKRSRFRRFFDRFAAESRPARLTSNPPVKDGGPLPAAVLSTLSPRERTVLTLWAGDDRPLKDIAAIMNCSPGTVRVHLFRARKKARALLEGSHERLPHR
- a CDS encoding energy transducer TonB, which codes for MKNRMRKTAFIVCLAIAVAPAVWAGPESASATIKMRFLEGVREAGKPGVAVVTSSYLQPVFSGALEARDDLESERKQIARVFNLKDVRLITEADLAMAAPKGLGKPGEDQIKHRFRMNGREFGVALTPRAGTSGVLPIFRLQVEETVEAKTSEILDTAFQTAAGKTAVFGFESAAGEPYFLSLRFEGEILGTVRAIGRIQPPKLIRKTEPVYPEIARQARVDGIVILEVMTDIYGRVQNVKVLRSIPLLDQAAVDAVRQWIYEPMIIDGKPRPILFTVTVRFAPDKDKDKDIDKDVDKEKEEEIGGVAGDVYGAVGLPIKARGDIKPPKLIRIVEPVYPEEAREKGIDGIVILEAVTDIYGRVADARILKSIPELDQAAIDAVRQWLYEPMIIDGKPHPVIFTVTVRFQKK